CCGGTATGCGGACATCCGGCTCGGCCTCGTGGCGTACAAGTCTGCCAGCTCCGAGAACGGCAGCCCTAAGGGCATGGAGGAAGAGGTGAATATTTCCTTCGGTGTCAGACTGGCGGCCGGTGAGATGCCGGCATGGGGCTATTATGGCCAGCCGCTCGGAAAGGCCGACATGAGGAGACTCCGTAAGATATTTCGCGCGGGCATAAAAAAGGCCCACCAGCGGGCCGTGGCTAATTCCAGGAATAAAATCGCGATGAGAGACCTGGCGCCGTCTTTGGCGCCGGTACGGCTCGCGCCGGTCGAAATATGTCAGGACGTTATACCAGCCGTCTTTGACGAAGACCCCCGTGACGTTCGACTGAAAGAGGTGCTCGCGCTCAGCGTCAAGACGACAAAGGCGATGCAAGCCGTCTCACCAGACGTCAAGTATGCCATGATTGGCGTGGCGACGGGGCTTTCAAGGGAACTGTTTTACAGCACGGAGGGGGCCGCTATCGACCAGTCCGCCGCCCTTACCCAGGCACAGTTTTTTGTAGTGGCCAGGAAGGAAGGTGCGGTGCCTGAGGCATTCGCAGACCATCTGGGCGCGCACGGGGGATGGGAGGTCATAAAGGGGAAAAACGTCTACGGCAAGAACCTCGTGGATTTTGCCCTTGAACGCACCGGGGATACGGTCGAACTGGCAGGGGCCGAGTTTCTCCCCTCAACGGACGAACCTGTTGTGGTCGTAACAGACCCGCATTTTAACTCCCTGCTGGTACATGAAGTCATCGGACACCCGACCGAGGCCGACAGGGCGCTGAAGATGGAGACCGCCTACGCGGGCAGGTCGTGGCTGCTGAGAGGTCTTGCGGACGGCGACAACGAACTCGGCAAGCGGATAGGCTCCGAACTCCTGACAGCATTCTCAGACCCGGACCTGGAAGGTTACGGGCACTACAAATACGACGCCGAGGGCACTCCTGCCAGAAAAATAATACTGATAGACAAGGGCATATTGAAGGGCTTTATGAACGGCAGGGAGAACGCGGCCATACTGGGTATGGAACCCAACGGTTCGATGAGGGCGACGGAGTGTCAATACATGCCGCTGGTGAGGATGACAAACACCGTAGTCGCCCCGGGCGGCAGGGACCCTCAGGACATCATTGCAGAGGTGAAGGACGGCTACTACGTGGTTAATAACCGCATACCCTCCATCAGCGAATCCAGGGAGAATTTCAGGATATCCGCCCAAAAGGTCTATAAGATAGAAAACGGCAAGCTGGTAAAGCTGTACCGGGGCGGAGGGATAAGCGCGGACTCCAGAGACTTCTTCATGAACATAGACGCCGTCGGCAATGATTTTAAGATGTTCCCCATACCAAACTGCGGCAAAGGACAGCCCATGCAGGTTATGAAGGTGGGCAACGGCGGCCCCACCCTCAGGAGCAAGGCCCGGATGACCGGAGAGTACAAATGACCGGTACAGGTATAGATGACCTGAGAGACTGCGTGAGCAAGGGACTTGAGGCCACAAAGAAGGACGGGGTTGAGATTGAGGTCTTTGCGTCATGGAATGAGCTTGTAACCATGCGGATTAATTACACCTCAGACATCCCCTCAATGGGCCTGCAGGAGCCAAAGTCCAACCAGTCATTTGGCGTGGGCGTGCAGGCGGCCTTCACGGATAAGGGCAAGGTGACGGTTGGTTTCGGGAGTGAGTCCAATAACCTTCACCCCAGGGCCGTCAGGGAGGCCTTCCGGAAGGCAAGACGCTGCCGGCTCTCCGACCCGGACTTTCATTCATTGCCCTCTCCCGCGGGGACACCTACACTCTCAGACTACCACGACCCCGCGGCCATGGAGGTGCAAGACGCCGACGTGGTGGAACTGGGATGGAAGGCACTGAAGGGGGCGCTTGAGGCGTACAAAGAAAGAGGTATCACCAAATCAATAATCGTAGGCGGAGACGTATGCATCCTGAAGGAGAAAATGGCCATAAAGAGCACCATGGGGATAGAGGAATTCGACGAGTCAACCATCCTGACCGCCACGATAACCACAATGGTAGAAGACGAAGACGTTAAGGGCACCGGGTGGAGTACCAGTACCCATCTTGAGGGGTTTGACCCGGAGGCCGCGGGACGTGAGGCCGCGGAGAGTGCGATACGCACCACGGGCGGCGAGAGGATAGAGCCCGGCGCCTACGAAGTGGTTTTTGGCAGGCAGCCCGTGACCGACCTGGTATCTCACATAATAGCGCCGTCGCTCAGCCTCTCCTATGTAAATGCCTCCAACACCCCTTTCCTCGGAAAACTGGGCAAGGAAATATGTTCATCAAACCTGTCTATATACGACCACGGGGCCCTGCCGGGGCAAGTCGCCAGTAAGAAGATTACCTGCGAGGGACTGCCCACGGGCAGGACTGATCTGGTATCAAACGGCCTGCTCGTAGGATTCCTCGCCAACCACTATCTGAGTCAAAAACTTTCAGGCCCCGCGGCGGCCTTTGAGCCGAGGAACGGCTTCAGATTCCACGCCGTGGGCAGAAACAACGACATGCGGGCGGCAATATCTCCCACCAATATAGTGGTGGAGGGCAGGGAAGAGGTATCCTCGGAAGAATTGCTTTCCGGCATAAGAGAGGGCCTGTACATAGGGAGGATATGGTACACGTACCCGATAAACGGGATGGCCGCCGGAGATTTCACCAGCACCATCATAGCGGACTCTTTTTTAATAAAAGACGGAAAGTTGTCAACACCCCTCAAACCAAACACCATAAGGATTAACAGCAACATAAGCCACATCCTGAATAACGTCCGTTCCGTGACCAAAGAGAAAAAAGCCACGCTGGTGTGGGCGGCCGAAGAGGCTGTGATTGCGCCGGAGATAAGGGTGACGGGGGTAAGGCTGGACGGTATTGCAACCGCTTAAAAGCCCCACCTTTTGCCCGCCTGAGATTTGGTGTAAGTTAGTTTTTTTTATGTTTGACTTTTCTGTAATGTGATAATTATAATCGTTCTCAAGGTTTGGAGTTGACGGATGAAGTATCTCCTAACTAATTAAGAATACCGGCAGGCATAGTGGTCGTAGATTGATAAGTCAATAAAGGGGGGGAGAGCTGGGACTTGTGCAATCCATAATAAAGAAGCGACTGGCATTGTTTCTTCTCTTAGTTCTTTTTTTATCAACATCCTTGGGTGAAAGCGTGAGTTTTGGCAAGTGTCAGAGATATGTAAAAAAGACTGGGGGACGCTTAGAGGTGGACCTTGGGGGAGGCTTTGGCCTCTTCAAAGGGCAAGTCGGTGTAAAGATCGGCCCTGCTGAAGTAAAGAGACTGGCCGATACCTCCCTACTTAGTCTTGATATCGTCCAGCACTACTATTGCATGCAGGCCGAAGAGGCAAGAAAGCGGGCAAAAAAGACTAGGGATGAAGGTGAAAAAATAACTTTCACCAAGCGTGCAAACGATATGCAGGAAAAAAGGGATGAAGTCTTTAATACACTTTTAGAACTGAACAAAAAACTTTCAGAATTCTCACTTAAGCCATCAGATTCTGAAAAGATTACATCAGACCTCGTTGACTCATTTAGAGAACATAAGAAGGAAGTTTTTGAATACGGGGAGGGAATTTCAGACAAGAATGTGACGACAGCCTTAAAAGAGTTACATCTGGCTTATGATGAGGCAAGCCCTTTTCTAATAAAGATGGAAATAACCGACCCTCCCGATGGAGAGAAAGTTGGAATGACTTATATCGTGAAAGGAGAGGTTTCAGATCCGACCTATCAGGTGTATGTATTAGTACACCCCCTCATGACGGACACTTGGTGGGTACAAACCATTCCAGAGGTCAGCCCTGATGGCACCTGGCGAACACGTTGCTATTTTGGGACAGAAACGGCAGGTATAGGTGAACCTTTTGAGATAATTGCCCTAGCCGCCACTGAAAAGAATCTATTACATAGCGGACAGACAATACCGGTAGGTAGGCTTCCAGAAACAGCTATTAAATCAAGGATTATACAGGTAGAACGTACTCAATAGCGAAATAAAGTCGTTTTAATGCCTCCCTACTTA
This genomic stretch from Candidatus Bathyanammoxibius amoris harbors:
- a CDS encoding TldD/PmbA family protein; protein product: MTGTGIDDLRDCVSKGLEATKKDGVEIEVFASWNELVTMRINYTSDIPSMGLQEPKSNQSFGVGVQAAFTDKGKVTVGFGSESNNLHPRAVREAFRKARRCRLSDPDFHSLPSPAGTPTLSDYHDPAAMEVQDADVVELGWKALKGALEAYKERGITKSIIVGGDVCILKEKMAIKSTMGIEEFDESTILTATITTMVEDEDVKGTGWSTSTHLEGFDPEAAGREAAESAIRTTGGERIEPGAYEVVFGRQPVTDLVSHIIAPSLSLSYVNASNTPFLGKLGKEICSSNLSIYDHGALPGQVASKKITCEGLPTGRTDLVSNGLLVGFLANHYLSQKLSGPAAAFEPRNGFRFHAVGRNNDMRAAISPTNIVVEGREEVSSEELLSGIREGLYIGRIWYTYPINGMAAGDFTSTIIADSFLIKDGKLSTPLKPNTIRINSNISHILNNVRSVTKEKKATLVWAAEEAVIAPEIRVTGVRLDGIATA
- a CDS encoding TldD/PmbA family protein — protein: MTRGKTALGIEVLDAARETVKESIEYAGSLKGCRYADIRLGLVAYKSASSENGSPKGMEEEVNISFGVRLAAGEMPAWGYYGQPLGKADMRRLRKIFRAGIKKAHQRAVANSRNKIAMRDLAPSLAPVRLAPVEICQDVIPAVFDEDPRDVRLKEVLALSVKTTKAMQAVSPDVKYAMIGVATGLSRELFYSTEGAAIDQSAALTQAQFFVVARKEGAVPEAFADHLGAHGGWEVIKGKNVYGKNLVDFALERTGDTVELAGAEFLPSTDEPVVVVTDPHFNSLLVHEVIGHPTEADRALKMETAYAGRSWLLRGLADGDNELGKRIGSELLTAFSDPDLEGYGHYKYDAEGTPARKIILIDKGILKGFMNGRENAAILGMEPNGSMRATECQYMPLVRMTNTVVAPGGRDPQDIIAEVKDGYYVVNNRIPSISESRENFRISAQKVYKIENGKLVKLYRGGGISADSRDFFMNIDAVGNDFKMFPIPNCGKGQPMQVMKVGNGGPTLRSKARMTGEYK